A DNA window from Brenneria izadpanahii contains the following coding sequences:
- a CDS encoding PLP-dependent aminotransferase family protein: protein MSSIDPQESTLYQQLAETFATAIHQGTWSPGSRLPAIRRVAGSHHVSVNTVLNAWRILEDRGLIEARPQSGYFVRGRLPPLTKTRQHRARVISPSSDKLDLIDSVFAAQKHPDYLNISLACPQSSDFYPSAKIGRITASLLRRQPEMIGRYALPPGSERLRREVARRAMESGMALSSGDITVTHGCMEALQLALRAVTRPGDCVGLETPTYFYLFPLLASLGLKTVEIPTSPQRGLSLDALELLLSEQRLQAIVAMPNVQNPLGCSMTLEDKKRLAKLVNDYQVPLIEDGLYGELQFSWPLSPAVKAFDCDGWVIYCSSFTKTLAPDFRIGWMAAGRFSATVARLKSVSSMAESALLSETLAQFLESGGYDHHLRSLRRRYAAQLDEARGLIARHFPQGTRATQPQGGFVFWLEMPGNVDGVALFHRLLQEKISVTPGALYTLSDRCQHAIRLSCCYPFDERYTHALKRAGALTCEMSGMAPGSES, encoded by the coding sequence GTGTCCAGTATCGACCCACAAGAAAGCACGCTTTATCAGCAGTTGGCTGAAACTTTTGCGACGGCGATCCATCAGGGAACCTGGTCGCCGGGGAGCCGGTTACCCGCCATCCGGCGCGTGGCGGGATCGCATCATGTCAGTGTGAATACCGTGCTTAATGCCTGGCGCATTCTTGAGGATCGCGGTCTGATCGAGGCTCGCCCGCAATCAGGCTATTTTGTGCGCGGACGTTTGCCGCCGTTGACGAAAACCCGGCAGCACCGGGCGCGGGTCATCTCGCCAAGCAGCGATAAATTGGATCTGATCGATTCGGTTTTTGCCGCGCAAAAGCATCCCGATTACCTCAACATTTCTCTCGCCTGTCCGCAAAGTAGCGATTTTTACCCCTCCGCGAAGATCGGCCGTATTACCGCTTCGCTATTGCGCCGTCAGCCGGAAATGATTGGCCGCTATGCTTTGCCGCCGGGCAGTGAACGGCTGCGGCGCGAGGTGGCGCGGCGGGCGATGGAGTCCGGCATGGCGCTGAGCAGCGGCGATATCACGGTAACCCATGGCTGCATGGAGGCGTTGCAGCTGGCATTGCGGGCCGTGACCCGGCCGGGCGATTGCGTAGGGCTGGAGACGCCGACCTATTTTTATCTGTTTCCTCTGCTGGCGAGTCTGGGACTGAAAACGGTGGAGATTCCGACCAGCCCGCAACGCGGGCTTTCATTGGATGCATTGGAACTGCTGCTTTCAGAACAACGGCTGCAGGCGATCGTCGCTATGCCCAATGTACAAAATCCACTGGGTTGCAGCATGACGCTGGAAGATAAAAAGCGGCTGGCGAAACTGGTTAACGATTATCAGGTTCCGTTGATAGAAGACGGTTTGTATGGCGAGCTACAGTTTAGCTGGCCGCTCTCTCCGGCGGTCAAAGCGTTCGATTGCGACGGCTGGGTGATTTATTGCTCCAGCTTTACGAAAACGCTGGCACCGGATTTTCGTATCGGCTGGATGGCCGCCGGGCGGTTCAGCGCGACGGTGGCGCGGCTAAAATCGGTGTCGTCAATGGCGGAGTCTGCTCTGCTATCGGAGACGCTGGCGCAATTTTTGGAATCAGGCGGCTACGACCATCATCTGCGCTCGTTGCGCCGCCGCTATGCCGCCCAGTTGGATGAGGCCCGCGGACTGATCGCACGCCATTTTCCGCAAGGCACCCGCGCCACGCAACCGCAGGGCGGCTTCGTCTTTTGGTTGGAGATGCCGGGCAATGTAGACGGCGTGGCGCTATTTCATCGTCTGTTGCAGGAGAAAATCAGCGTGACGCCCGGAGCGCTCTATACCCTGAGCGACCGCTGCCAACATGCGATTCGTCTCTCCTGCTGTTATCCCTTTGATGAGCGCTACACCCACGCGCTTAAACGCGCAGGCGCGCTGACCTGCGAAATGAGCGGCATGGCGCCGGGCAGTGAAAGTTAG
- a CDS encoding glutathione S-transferase family protein, which translates to MLKILGRASSINVRKVLWLCDELALPFHREEWGDGYKSPLEPEFLALNPNAMVPVIQEGDFTLWESNAILRYLANAHGGEWLYPQHPRARAPIDQWIDWQSAELNTSWRYAFMSLVRQSPAHQDPHLLAASSKDWSHTMSILNQQLERTGHYVAGKDFTLADIPIGLSVNRWYETPLDHPDYPAVRDYYERLSKRNGYILWGRNGTP; encoded by the coding sequence ATGTTGAAAATTTTAGGACGCGCGTCGTCGATCAATGTGCGAAAAGTACTCTGGCTGTGCGATGAGCTCGCGCTTCCCTTTCATCGCGAGGAGTGGGGCGATGGCTATAAATCCCCCCTTGAGCCTGAATTTTTAGCATTAAATCCTAATGCCATGGTGCCCGTCATTCAAGAGGGGGATTTCACCCTCTGGGAGTCGAACGCGATCCTGCGCTATCTCGCTAACGCCCACGGCGGTGAATGGCTCTATCCGCAACATCCCCGCGCCCGTGCGCCCATTGATCAGTGGATCGACTGGCAGTCTGCCGAGCTCAATACCTCATGGCGTTACGCGTTTATGTCGCTGGTACGCCAATCGCCCGCCCATCAGGATCCGCATCTCCTGGCCGCATCCAGCAAAGACTGGTCGCACACCATGAGTATCCTCAACCAACAGTTGGAAAGAACCGGTCACTATGTGGCGGGGAAAGATTTCACCCTTGCCGATATTCCCATTGGCCTATCGGTCAACCGCTGGTACGAAACACCGTTGGATCATCCGGATTACCCAGCGGTTCGCGATTACTATGAACGTTTAAGCAAACGCAATGGCTATATTTTATGGGGGCGAAACGGCACCCCATAA
- the hemL gene encoding glutamate-1-semialdehyde 2,1-aminomutase, translated as MNKSESLYAAAQQVIPGGVNSPVRAFNGVGGVPLFIERADGAYLYDADGKSYIDYVGSWGPMVLGHNHPAIRQAVIAAAERGLSFGAPTEIEVQMARLVTSLVPTMDMVRMVNSGTEATMSAIRLARGFTGRDKIIKFEGCYHGHADCLLVKAGSGALTLGQPNSPGVPADFARHTLTCTYNDLASVRSAFEQYPEEIATVIVEPVAGNMNCVPPLPEFLPGLRALCDEFGALLIIDEVMTGFRVALAGAQAHYGVVPDLTCLGKIIGGGMPVGAFGGRREVMQALAPTGPVYQAGTLSGNPIAMAAGLACLTEVAKPGVHQKLTELTEQLTAGLSAAAKAANIPLVINQAGGMFGLFFTDAERVTCYQDVMTSDVDRFKRFFHMMLEEGVYLAPSAFEAGFMSLAHSQQDIERTIEAAHHSFARL; from the coding sequence ATGAATAAATCTGAAAGTCTGTATGCAGCGGCGCAGCAGGTCATCCCCGGCGGCGTGAACTCCCCGGTCCGCGCTTTCAACGGCGTGGGCGGCGTTCCGCTGTTTATCGAACGGGCAGACGGCGCCTATCTTTACGATGCCGATGGTAAATCCTACATTGATTACGTCGGTTCCTGGGGCCCAATGGTATTGGGACATAATCACCCGGCGATTCGCCAGGCGGTCATCGCCGCCGCCGAGCGTGGATTGAGTTTTGGCGCGCCAACGGAGATAGAAGTCCAGATGGCGCGGCTGGTTACCTCGCTGGTGCCTACCATGGATATGGTGCGCATGGTTAACTCCGGGACGGAAGCGACCATGAGCGCGATCCGGCTGGCGCGCGGTTTTACCGGACGCGACAAAATCATCAAATTCGAAGGCTGCTATCACGGACATGCAGACTGTCTGCTGGTGAAAGCCGGTTCCGGCGCCCTGACGCTGGGCCAGCCGAATTCACCCGGCGTGCCGGCGGATTTCGCCCGCCACACGCTGACCTGCACCTACAACGATCTGGCCTCGGTGCGTTCCGCTTTTGAGCAATACCCGGAGGAGATCGCCACCGTTATTGTCGAACCCGTCGCCGGTAATATGAACTGCGTGCCGCCGCTGCCGGAGTTCCTGCCGGGACTGCGCGCGCTGTGCGACGAATTCGGCGCGTTATTGATCATTGATGAAGTGATGACCGGATTTCGCGTTGCGTTGGCCGGCGCGCAGGCTCACTACGGCGTAGTGCCCGATTTGACCTGCCTGGGTAAAATCATCGGCGGCGGTATGCCGGTCGGCGCATTCGGCGGCCGGCGCGAGGTGATGCAGGCTCTGGCGCCAACCGGTCCGGTTTATCAGGCGGGAACGCTCTCCGGTAACCCAATTGCGATGGCCGCCGGGTTAGCCTGCCTGACGGAAGTGGCCAAACCCGGCGTGCACCAAAAGCTCACCGAACTGACCGAACAGCTTACCGCCGGACTGTCGGCGGCGGCGAAAGCGGCCAATATTCCACTGGTGATCAATCAGGCCGGGGGAATGTTTGGGCTGTTTTTCACCGATGCCGAGCGCGTTACCTGCTATCAGGACGTCATGACGAGCGACGTAGATCGCTTCAAACGCTTTTTCCACATGATGCTGGAAGAAGGCGTTTACCTGGCGCCTTCCGCCTTCGAAGCCGGTTTTATGTCTCTGGCCCACAGCCAGCAGGATATTGAGCGCACGATCGAAGCCGCGCATCATTCTTTTGCCCGGCTGTAG
- the erpA gene encoding iron-sulfur cluster insertion protein ErpA: MSDDVAVPLQFTDAAAKKVKLLIADEENPELKLRVYITGGGCSGFQYGFTFDDQINEGDMTIEKQGVALVVDPMSLQYLVGGSVDYTEGLEGSRFVVTNPNAKTTCGCGSSFSI, from the coding sequence ATGAGTGACGATGTGGCAGTGCCTCTGCAATTTACTGATGCGGCGGCGAAAAAGGTGAAACTCCTGATTGCTGATGAAGAGAACCCTGAGCTGAAATTGCGGGTTTATATTACCGGGGGCGGTTGTAGCGGCTTCCAGTACGGTTTTACTTTCGACGATCAGATCAACGAAGGCGATATGACCATTGAGAAGCAGGGCGTCGCCCTGGTGGTTGATCCCATGAGCCTGCAATATCTGGTGGGCGGCTCGGTCGATTATACCGAAGGGCTGGAAGGTTCGCGCTTCGTGGTAACCAACCCGAACGCCAAGACGACCTGCGGCTGCGGCTCTTCTTTCAGTATCTGA
- a CDS encoding saccharopine dehydrogenase NADP-binding domain-containing protein has protein sequence MKRILVIGGYGHAGAQIVDLLLAVGEAHITVAGRNLARATRFVQDREAYASRLAGMALDARDAAQLGTAALGMDLVIVAAGTSSTVVPGALAVIAAGADFLDIQVSAAKVRQLQALDAQMRALTASLPMLREGGFRVAGFNLITDFLVIPIVMAGMKLSPSLTARPLARLLRASIIHGSRPPYGAALQLDGGKRGENRTLLRISHADAYAMTAAPVVATVLQLLDGSARRPGVHLQAMLVDPPRFFADLQRFGIQVDRFFQPC, from the coding sequence TTGAAACGGATATTGGTTATCGGTGGATATGGTCATGCGGGCGCGCAGATAGTCGATTTGTTACTGGCGGTTGGTGAAGCGCATATTACGGTGGCCGGCCGAAATTTAGCGCGCGCCACGCGTTTTGTGCAGGATCGTGAAGCGTATGCATCCCGTTTGGCCGGTATGGCGCTTGATGCAAGGGATGCTGCGCAACTGGGTACGGCGGCGTTAGGGATGGATTTGGTGATTGTTGCCGCGGGAACATCATCAACGGTGGTTCCCGGCGCCTTGGCGGTTATTGCCGCAGGCGCCGATTTTCTTGATATTCAGGTTAGTGCGGCAAAAGTCCGCCAATTACAGGCGCTGGATGCGCAGATGCGAGCCTTGACGGCATCACTGCCTATGCTGCGCGAGGGCGGTTTTCGCGTAGCGGGATTTAACTTGATTACGGATTTTCTCGTTATACCGATCGTCATGGCCGGGATGAAATTATCGCCATCCCTCACGGCTAGGCCGCTTGCTCGTTTACTGCGGGCTTCCATCATCCATGGCTCCAGGCCGCCCTATGGCGCGGCGCTGCAGTTGGATGGGGGGAAACGGGGGGAAAACAGGACGTTATTGCGAATATCGCACGCTGACGCCTACGCCATGACGGCAGCGCCCGTCGTCGCCACGGTCCTGCAATTGCTTGACGGCTCCGCCCGCCGTCCGGGCGTGCATCTACAGGCTATGTTGGTTGATCCGCCGCGTTTTTTTGCCGATTTGCAAAGATTCGGCATTCAGGTAGACCGTTTTTTTCAACCTTGCTAA
- the btuF gene encoding vitamin B12 ABC transporter substrate-binding protein BtuF — translation MLGLLLFFTIAAANAVPQRVISLAPHATEIAFAAGMGTQLVAVSSWSDYPPEARKLEQVASWQGINLERILALKPDLILAWREGNPQRPLEQLAGFGIPIVYLDAKTLDDIPAALTKLAQYSLHPEQAKQTASALRQQLAELQRQYASNTPLRVFMQFGAHPLFTSAQGTLQSQVVSLCGAQNIFSDSAVPWPQVSREQVLMRKPQAIIISGSADAVANTQTFWQPQLSIPVIAVNEDWFNRSGPRLLLAAQQICRQLAELKKNN, via the coding sequence TTGCTCGGGCTGCTGCTATTTTTCACCATCGCCGCGGCAAACGCGGTTCCGCAGCGCGTGATCAGCTTAGCGCCGCACGCCACCGAAATAGCGTTCGCCGCCGGAATGGGAACGCAGCTTGTGGCGGTCAGCAGTTGGTCCGACTATCCCCCGGAAGCGCGAAAGCTGGAGCAGGTCGCCTCCTGGCAGGGGATCAACCTTGAGCGGATCCTTGCGCTGAAACCGGACCTCATTCTGGCCTGGCGTGAAGGCAATCCGCAAAGACCGCTGGAACAGCTGGCCGGATTTGGCATTCCCATTGTCTATCTGGACGCCAAAACGCTTGATGATATTCCCGCCGCGCTGACGAAGCTGGCGCAATACAGTCTGCATCCGGAACAGGCGAAACAAACCGCCAGCGCGCTTCGTCAGCAACTGGCGGAATTACAGCGGCAATACGCCAGCAATACCCCGTTGCGGGTGTTCATGCAGTTTGGCGCCCATCCGCTGTTCACTTCGGCGCAAGGTACTTTGCAAAGTCAGGTTGTCTCGCTGTGCGGCGCTCAGAACATCTTCAGCGACAGCGCGGTTCCCTGGCCGCAGGTCAGCCGGGAACAGGTATTAATGCGCAAACCACAGGCGATTATCATCAGCGGCTCCGCCGATGCGGTAGCGAATACGCAGACATTCTGGCAACCGCAATTATCCATTCCGGTTATTGCGGTCAATGAAGATTGGTTCAATCGCAGCGGACCGCGCTTATTGCTGGCGGCGCAGCAGATTTGCCGTCAATTGGCCGAACTGAAAAAAAATAATTAG
- the mtnN gene encoding 5'-methylthioadenosine/S-adenosylhomocysteine nucleosidase encodes MKVGIIGAMEQEVTLLRDRIENLQTIQRAGCEIYSGQLNGVDVALLKSGIGKVSAALGTTLLLEHCRPDVVINTGSAGGLAATLKVGDIVVSDEVRYHDADVTAFGYEPGQMAGCPAAFIADEELITLAQEAITKLQLNAVRGLIVSGDAFINGAEPLARIRKTFPKAIAVEMEATAIAHVCHQFAVPFVIVRAISDVADQESHLSFDEFLSVAAQQSTRMVETMLQALAERR; translated from the coding sequence ATGAAAGTCGGCATTATCGGCGCTATGGAACAAGAAGTTACTTTGCTTCGCGATCGTATTGAAAACCTTCAGACCATACAGCGCGCAGGTTGCGAAATTTATAGCGGGCAATTAAACGGCGTCGACGTCGCCTTATTGAAGTCAGGAATCGGTAAAGTCTCCGCCGCGCTAGGCACCACGTTATTGCTGGAACACTGCCGGCCTGACGTGGTGATTAATACCGGTTCGGCCGGCGGATTGGCCGCTACGCTGAAGGTTGGCGATATTGTGGTTTCCGATGAAGTTCGCTATCACGACGCCGATGTCACCGCTTTTGGCTATGAACCCGGCCAGATGGCGGGCTGCCCAGCCGCCTTCATCGCGGATGAAGAGTTAATCACGCTGGCTCAGGAAGCGATTACGAAATTACAGTTGAACGCGGTGCGCGGCCTGATTGTCAGCGGCGACGCGTTTATTAACGGCGCGGAACCGTTGGCCCGCATTCGTAAAACCTTCCCCAAGGCCATCGCGGTCGAGATGGAAGCCACGGCGATTGCCCATGTTTGCCACCAGTTTGCCGTACCTTTCGTCATCGTGCGGGCAATTTCCGACGTCGCCGACCAAGAGTCCCACCTGAGCTTTGATGAATTTTTGTCCGTGGCCGCGCAGCAATCCACACGTATGGTAGAGACCATGCTACAGGCGCTAGCTGAGCGCCGGTAA
- the dgt gene encoding dGTPase, translated as MSDIDFAKKMSFQRPLSHPITAEDEYSIVRQFESDRGRIINSAAIRRLQQKTQVFPLERNAAVRSRLTHSMEVQQVGRYIAKDILERLKRDNRLETLGLAQLQTPFESMVEMACLMHDIGNPPFGHFGESAINNWFSQLMDVTHAGDSAGEDNCQVGFLHLKEDGLNELRRRIRQDLSHFEGNAQAIRLVHTLLKLNLTYGQVGCILKYTRPAYWSEETPAAFNYLMKKPGYYLAEEAFVTTLREELSMGEFHRHPLTYIMEAADDISYCIADLEDAVEKDILTIEQLYEHLHHSWGEVRSGDLFTKTVGKSYENRNRHQWRSVNDQFFMNLRVNTVAKLVPHASQRFIDNLPEIYSGAFNQALLEDESAQNRLLKIFKHVALKHVFNHHEVEQLELQGYRVIRGLLDIYSPLLDMSYQDFSQLVKEGTHKRYPIETRLFHKLSSKHCMAYREAVENLQHLSYAEREIREYYFRARLIQDYISGMTDLYAYDEYRRLMAAE; from the coding sequence ATGTCTGATATCGATTTTGCGAAAAAGATGAGTTTTCAGCGCCCTCTCAGTCATCCGATTACGGCTGAAGATGAATATTCCATTGTTCGTCAGTTTGAGAGCGATCGCGGACGTATCATTAACTCCGCAGCCATTCGCCGGCTACAGCAAAAAACCCAGGTTTTCCCGTTGGAACGTAACGCCGCGGTGCGCTCGCGGCTGACGCACTCCATGGAAGTTCAACAGGTTGGGCGGTACATCGCCAAAGATATTCTGGAACGGCTGAAGCGGGACAACCGGCTGGAAACGCTGGGGCTGGCCCAACTGCAAACGCCGTTTGAAAGCATGGTGGAAATGGCCTGCCTGATGCATGACATTGGCAATCCGCCTTTTGGTCATTTCGGCGAGTCGGCGATTAATAACTGGTTCAGTCAGTTAATGGACGTCACGCACGCGGGGGATTCTGCCGGCGAAGATAACTGTCAGGTCGGCTTTTTACACCTAAAAGAGGATGGACTGAACGAATTGCGCCGCCGTATTCGTCAGGATCTAAGCCATTTCGAAGGCAATGCCCAGGCGATCCGTCTGGTGCATACCTTGCTTAAGCTGAATCTGACTTACGGGCAGGTCGGCTGTATTTTGAAATATACCCGCCCCGCGTATTGGAGCGAAGAAACGCCGGCAGCGTTTAATTATCTGATGAAAAAGCCCGGCTATTACCTGGCGGAGGAGGCCTTCGTCACGACACTGCGTGAAGAGCTGTCGATGGGAGAGTTTCATCGCCATCCGCTGACTTATATTATGGAGGCGGCGGATGATATTTCCTACTGCATCGCCGATTTGGAAGATGCCGTAGAGAAAGATATTCTCACCATTGAGCAACTCTACGAACATTTGCATCACTCCTGGGGCGAAGTTCGCTCGGGAGATTTATTCACTAAAACGGTGGGTAAATCTTATGAAAACCGGAATCGTCACCAATGGCGCAGCGTCAACGATCAGTTTTTCATGAATCTTCGCGTGAATACGGTGGCTAAACTAGTGCCGCACGCCTCTCAGCGTTTTATTGATAACCTGCCGGAAATCTATTCGGGGGCGTTTAATCAGGCGCTGCTGGAGGATGAAAGCGCGCAAAACCGATTATTGAAAATATTTAAGCATGTTGCGTTGAAGCACGTATTTAATCACCACGAAGTCGAACAATTGGAGCTTCAGGGCTACCGGGTGATCCGCGGATTACTGGATATTTATAGTCCGCTGCTGGATATGTCCTATCAGGATTTTAGCCAGTTAGTGAAAGAAGGAACGCACAAACGCTATCCGATCGAGACACGGCTGTTTCATAAATTATCCAGCAAACACTGTATGGCCTACCGGGAAGCCGTGGAGAACCTGCAACACCTGTCTTATGCGGAACGGGAAATTCGCGAATACTATTTCCGCGCCCGTTTGATTCAGGATTATATCAGCGGCATGACCGATCTTTATGCCTACGACGAGTATCGTCGCCTGATGGCCGCGGAATAA
- the degP gene encoding serine endoprotease DegP produces the protein MKRKSLVLSALTLSLAMAMGPLGANAAELIPSSSSSNQLPSLAPMLEKVMPSVVSIAVEGHTSVAREKVPQQLQPFFGDNSPFCQDGSPFQDSPICQGDDGGDGQSSRQQAFQALGAGVIINAEKGYVVTNNHVVDNADKIQVRLNDGRKYDAKVIGKDPRSDVALVQLQNFKNLTAIQMADSDQLRVGDYTVAIGNPYGLGETATSGIVSALGRSGLNIENYENFIQTDAAINRGNSGGALVNLNGELIGLNTAILAPDGGNIGIGFAIPSNMVKSLVAQIVEFGEVKRGELGITGTELNSELAQAMKVDAQRGAFVSQVQPKSAAAEAGIKAGDVIVSLNGKAISSFAALRAQVGSLPVGSKLSLGLLRDGKPLTVDVTLQQSSQAQVASGNLYSGIEGAELSNTQIDGQKGVKVDNVKAGSAAAKIGLKKGDIILGVNQQPVQNLGELRKILDSKPAVLALSIRRGDSNIYLLMQ, from the coding sequence ATGAAAAGAAAATCATTGGTTCTGAGTGCGCTGACGCTAAGTTTGGCGATGGCTATGGGGCCGCTGGGTGCAAATGCGGCAGAGTTGATCCCATCCTCTTCTTCATCAAATCAGTTGCCCAGTCTGGCGCCGATGCTGGAAAAAGTCATGCCTTCGGTGGTCAGTATCGCCGTAGAAGGGCATACCAGCGTCGCCAGAGAAAAGGTCCCGCAGCAGTTACAGCCGTTCTTTGGTGATAATTCCCCATTTTGTCAGGATGGTTCGCCGTTTCAGGACTCCCCCATCTGTCAGGGCGATGACGGCGGCGACGGGCAATCATCCCGCCAGCAGGCTTTTCAGGCACTGGGCGCCGGGGTGATCATCAATGCAGAAAAAGGCTATGTGGTAACCAATAACCACGTGGTGGATAACGCGGATAAAATTCAGGTTCGGCTGAACGACGGCCGTAAATATGACGCCAAAGTGATCGGCAAAGATCCTCGTTCTGACGTCGCATTGGTGCAGTTGCAGAACTTCAAGAATCTGACGGCGATCCAAATGGCTGATTCCGATCAACTGCGCGTCGGCGATTACACCGTGGCGATCGGTAATCCGTATGGTTTGGGTGAAACGGCGACCTCCGGGATTGTTTCGGCGCTGGGGCGCAGCGGGCTGAATATCGAAAATTATGAAAACTTTATTCAGACCGATGCGGCCATCAACCGCGGAAACTCCGGTGGGGCGCTGGTTAACCTGAACGGCGAACTGATTGGTTTGAACACCGCGATTCTGGCGCCGGATGGCGGCAACATCGGTATCGGTTTTGCCATCCCCAGCAATATGGTGAAAAGCCTGGTTGCCCAGATCGTCGAGTTTGGCGAAGTGAAGCGCGGCGAACTCGGCATTACCGGGACGGAGCTGAATTCCGAACTGGCCCAGGCGATGAAAGTGGATGCACAGCGCGGGGCGTTCGTCAGCCAGGTTCAACCTAAATCAGCCGCGGCCGAAGCGGGAATTAAAGCGGGCGACGTCATTGTCTCGTTAAACGGCAAAGCAATAAGTAGCTTTGCGGCGTTGCGGGCGCAGGTCGGTTCGTTGCCAGTTGGCAGCAAACTGTCGCTGGGGCTGCTGCGTGACGGCAAGCCGCTCACGGTGGACGTTACGCTACAGCAAAGCAGCCAGGCTCAGGTTGCGTCGGGGAACCTTTATTCCGGCATTGAAGGCGCCGAGCTAAGCAACACCCAGATTGATGGTCAAAAAGGCGTCAAAGTCGATAATGTAAAAGCGGGTTCCGCGGCGGCGAAAATCGGCTTGAAAAAAGGCGACATTATCCTGGGCGTGAATCAGCAACCGGTGCAGAATCTTGGCGAGCTGCGGAAAATTCTGGATAGCAAGCCGGCTGTTCTGGCGCTGAGTATTCGTCGTGGCGACAGCAATATTTATCTGCTGATGCAATAA
- a CDS encoding CdaR family transcriptional regulator, with product MASYHLNAKMAQDIVARTMQIIDSNINVMDSRGKIIGSGDQERLGELHEGALLALSQGRVVDIDEAVARHLHGVRPGINLPLHIDGNIVGVIGLTGNPGQLRQYGELVCMTAEMMLEQARLLHMLAQDSRLREELVLNLLRTDELSPALMEWAQRLGIDLNQPRVVAVVEVDSGQLGVDSAMAELQQLQTLLTTPERDNLIAIVSLTEMVVLKPALNSHGRWDAEEHRRRVDSLLSRMAESSRLRVRLALGNYFSGPGSIARSYRTARTTMSVGKQRMPAQRCYYYQDLMLPVLLDSLRGGWQANELVRPLTRLKAMDGNGLLRRTLNAWFRNNVQPGATAKALFIHRNTLEYRLNRISELTGLDLGNFDDRLLLYIALQLDEEE from the coding sequence ATGGCGTCGTATCATCTTAATGCCAAGATGGCGCAGGATATTGTCGCACGTACAATGCAGATTATTGATAGCAATATCAACGTGATGGATTCCCGCGGCAAAATCATCGGCAGCGGCGACCAGGAGCGGTTAGGGGAGTTGCATGAAGGCGCGCTGCTGGCGTTATCGCAAGGGCGGGTCGTCGACATTGATGAGGCAGTTGCACGGCATTTGCACGGCGTTCGTCCGGGCATCAATCTGCCGCTGCACATTGACGGCAATATCGTCGGAGTGATCGGCCTTACCGGGAATCCGGGACAGCTACGCCAGTATGGCGAACTGGTCTGCATGACCGCAGAAATGATGCTTGAGCAGGCGAGGCTGCTGCATATGCTGGCGCAGGATAGCCGCCTGCGCGAAGAATTGGTGCTTAACCTGCTCCGTACCGATGAACTGTCGCCGGCTTTGATGGAGTGGGCTCAGCGTTTGGGCATCGATCTTAATCAGCCGCGCGTTGTGGCGGTGGTTGAGGTTGATAGCGGGCAGCTTGGCGTTGACAGCGCCATGGCCGAGCTTCAGCAGTTACAGACGTTGCTGACGACGCCGGAGCGTGACAACCTGATAGCCATTGTTTCCCTGACTGAAATGGTGGTGTTGAAACCCGCCTTGAACAGCCACGGCCGTTGGGATGCGGAAGAGCATCGCCGGCGGGTGGATAGCCTGCTGTCGCGTATGGCGGAAAGTAGCCGGTTGCGTGTTCGTCTGGCGCTGGGTAACTACTTCTCCGGTCCCGGCAGTATCGCCCGTTCTTACCGTACCGCCCGGACGACCATGAGCGTCGGCAAGCAGCGTATGCCTGCGCAGCGTTGCTATTACTATCAGGATTTAATGCTGCCGGTATTATTGGATAGCTTACGCGGCGGCTGGCAGGCGAATGAACTGGTGCGGCCGTTAACCCGGCTCAAGGCGATGGACGGTAACGGCCTGCTGCGCCGGACGCTAAATGCCTGGTTCCGCAATAACGTTCAGCCTGGCGCGACGGCAAAAGCCTTGTTTATCCATCGCAACACATTGGAATACCGTCTTAACCGCATCTCCGAGCTTACCGGACTGGATTTAGGCAATTTCGACGATCGTCTGCTGTTGTATATCGCTCTGCAACTGGATGAAGAAGAGTAG